Genomic DNA from Nymphaea colorata isolate Beijing-Zhang1983 unplaced genomic scaffold, ASM883128v2 scaffold0532, whole genome shotgun sequence:
GAGGAGCTGGATGAGAAGAAACTCTCATGTCCGGTTCTGTAGTAGAGATGGAATTGAGACACTACCATCAACTATAACCCCAAAAGAACCAGGTTTCGTAAACAACATAGAGGAAGAATGAAAGGAGTATCTTATCGGGGCAATCGTATTTGTTTCGGTAAATATGCGCTTCAGGCACTTGAACCCGCTTGGATCACATCTAGACAAATAGAAGCAGGGCGCCGCGCAATGACACGATATGCCCGTCGTGGCGGAAAAATATGGGTACGTATATTCCCCGACAAACCCGTTACACTAAGACCCGCGGAAACACGTATGGGTTCGGGGAAGGGATCTCCTGAATATTGGGTATCCGTCGTTAAACCGGATCGAATACTTTATGAAATGGGCGGAGTATCAGAAACCGTAGCCAGAGCCGCTATGGAAATAGCGGCGCGCAAAATGCCTATACGAACAAAATTCGTTATTGCGGAATAGGGATATCGGACCAAAGGGatatttatgaatgatgaaaaatataatctatAATCGCTGGTTTACTTATTTCTggacagaaaattttcttttccccctcgCCTCTTGCATTGaaagaactcaaataaaagaaagatgattcaACCTCAGACCTTTTTGAATGTAGCGGACAACAGCGGAGCTCGAAAATTGATGTGTATTCGAATCATAGGAGCTAGTAATTACCGATATGCTCATATCGGTGACGTTATTGTTGCTGTAATCAAAGAAGCAGTGCCAAATATGCCCCTGGAAAGATCAGAAGTAATCAGAGCTGTAATTGTACGTACATGTAAAGAACTCAAGCGCGACAACGGTATGATAATCCGGTATGATGACAATGCAGCAGTTGTCATTGATCAAGAAGGAAATCCAAAAGGCACCCGAGTTTTTGGTTCGATTGCTCGTGAATTGAGACAGTTAAATTTCACTAAGATAGTCTCATTAGCTCCCGAAGTATTATAAATAATGAACGCTAGTAGACGAGACAATGGGTAGTAGGGTCTTTGAAATGGATAAATTAGTAGATTATGTCTCAGGCATATacctttaatgaaaaataaaaaaagaaacatgttgattatatcaaagcaaaaaaaaaatgatagttcgTCATGGGTAGAGACACTATTGCCGATATAATAACTTATATAAGAAATGCTGACATGGATAAAAAAGGAACAGTTCGAATACCATCCACTAATATTACCgaaaacattgtgaaaatacTTCTACGAGAGGGTTTTATCGAAAATGTTAGGAAGCACCGGGAAAACAACAAGGATTTCTTGGTTTTAACCCTACGACatagaagaaataggaaaagagcacatagaaatattttaaagcGTATCAGCAGACCAGGTCTGCGAATCTATTCCAACTCTCAACGAATTCCTAGGATTTCAGGCGGGATAGGGGTTGTAATTCTTTCTACTTCTAGGGGTATAATGACAGATCGAGAAGCTCGACTAGAAAGAATTGGAggagaaattttgttttatatatggtGAGGTGATCCATCTGGTATACGAATTTGATACGTAACTTCctatttatgaaaaagagagTAGAGGTGGGTTGTCTAATGTCACTCCTCCTACATTAGTTAATACTTCAAGGAGGTTACCtggaatgaaagaacaaaaattgatcCATGAAGGTTTAATTACTGAATCACTTCCCAATGGCATGTTCTGGGTTCGCTTAGATAACGAAGACCTGGTTCTAGGTTATGTTTCAGGGCGGATACGACGTAGTTTTATACGAATACTACCAGGAGATAGAGTAAAAATAGAAGTCAGCCGTTATGATTCAACAAGGGGACGTATAATTTATAGACTTCGCAATAAAGATTCAAACGATTaggtatttaaattttcatgggGATAAATTTTAAGGCTCAAACACTAACTTAAGGtgaattaaagaaaagagacttattttctttcaaagagtAGATTCGGAATTAAGgaacaacaaatatgaaaataagagctTCTGTTCGtaagatttgtgaaaaatgtcGACTGATCCGTAGGCGAGGACGAATTATAGTAATTTGTTCTAATCCGAAACATAAACAGAGACAgggataatatttataaaaaaaaaagaacttcactttctaagagacctaatgtacaaataaataaagaatttgttttcacatgaaatggatatATCCGTATATCTCTGACTCATATTTATGAGATGGCAAATAGAATATGACAAAACCTATACCAAGAATTGGTTCACGTAGAAATAGCCGTATTAGTTCACGTAAGAGTGGGTGTAGAACACCAATAGGAGTTATTCATGTTCAAGCGAGTTTCAACAATACTATTGTTACTGTTACAGACCCACAAGGTCGGGTCGTTTCTTGGTCTTCTGCGGGTACCTGTGGATTCAAGGGCACAAGAAGGGGTACCCCATTTGCTGCTCAAACCGCAGCAGGAAATGCTATTCGTGCGGTAGTAGACCAGGGTATGCAACGAGCAGAAGTCATGATAAAGGGTCCCGGTCTCGGGAGAGATGCAGCATTACGAGCGATTCGTAGAAGTGGTATACTATTAAATTTTGTACGTGACGTAACCCCTATGCCGCATAATGGATGTAGACCGCCAAAAAAAAGGCGCgtttagaaataaaaatggaaaagattccaatccaagagaaataaataattaaatgatctcatcaaataatattatattagtATGGTTCGGGAGGAAGTACCAGTATCCACTCGGACGCTACAGTGGAAGTGTGTTGAATCAAGAGCAGACAGCAAACGCCTTTATTATGGTCGTTTCGTTTTATCCCCACTTATGAAGGGTCAAGCCGATACAATCGGTATCGCGATGCGAAGGGCTTTACTTGGAGAACTAGAAGGAACATGTATTACGCGCGCAAAATCTGATAAGGTACCACATGAATATTCTAC
This window encodes:
- the LOC126409545 gene encoding 50S ribosomal protein L14, chloroplastic is translated as MIQPQTFLNVADNSGARKLMCIRIIGASNYRYAHIGDVIVAVIKEAVPNMPLERSEVIRAVIVRTCKELKRDNGMIIRYDDNAAVVIDQEGNPKGTRVFGSIARELRQLNFTKIVSLAPEVL